In a genomic window of Nodosilinea sp. E11:
- a CDS encoding sugar ABC transporter substrate-binding protein, with the protein MKLRPYARFGLFALLGLMLSWLVACGSGQPTATAPADGRQEVEFWTMQLQPDFTDYFNGLIADYETQNPNITVRWVDVPWADMQSKILTAVTASTAPDVVNLNPDFAAQLASRNAWLPLDERVSEADKQVYLPNIWQANTLNGQSFGFPWYLTTNVTLHNQALLDAAGVEPPTTYAELAEVARQVKQATGKYAFFTTFVPEDAADVLQSFVQMGVDLVDDQGQAAFDTAEGRAVFQYWTDLYQQELLPREVLTQGHRRAIELYQAGEVALLSTGAEFFPTIEANAPDIAAVTGSGPQITGDTGKTNVAVMNLVIPAATDVPEAAIDFALYVTNDANQLSFAQAANVLPSTAGALEDSYFAAEGTKGVDKARSVSAEQMNQAEVLIPAMDGVKDLQSIIYDNLQAAMLGQKTVDQAVTDAAAAWNGR; encoded by the coding sequence TGCCCTGCTGGGGCTGATGCTGAGCTGGCTAGTGGCCTGTGGCAGCGGCCAGCCCACCGCCACGGCTCCCGCCGATGGCCGTCAAGAGGTCGAGTTTTGGACGATGCAGCTTCAGCCAGACTTTACCGACTACTTCAACGGGCTAATTGCCGACTACGAAACCCAAAACCCCAACATCACCGTGCGCTGGGTCGATGTGCCCTGGGCCGATATGCAGAGCAAAATTCTCACCGCCGTCACCGCTAGCACCGCCCCCGATGTGGTCAACCTTAACCCAGACTTTGCTGCTCAGCTAGCCAGCCGCAACGCCTGGTTGCCCCTCGATGAGCGGGTTTCTGAAGCCGATAAACAGGTCTACTTACCCAACATCTGGCAGGCCAACACCCTCAACGGCCAAAGCTTTGGGTTTCCCTGGTACCTGACTACCAACGTCACCCTCCACAATCAGGCGCTGCTCGATGCAGCGGGCGTCGAGCCGCCCACCACCTACGCCGAGTTAGCTGAGGTCGCCCGCCAAGTGAAACAGGCGACTGGTAAGTATGCCTTCTTCACCACCTTTGTGCCCGAAGATGCCGCCGATGTGCTGCAATCCTTTGTGCAGATGGGAGTTGACCTAGTCGATGACCAGGGCCAGGCCGCCTTTGACACTGCCGAGGGGCGGGCCGTTTTTCAGTACTGGACCGATCTCTACCAGCAAGAGTTGCTGCCTCGGGAGGTGCTGACCCAGGGCCACCGCCGTGCGATCGAGCTCTACCAGGCCGGAGAAGTTGCCCTGCTCTCAACCGGGGCAGAATTTTTCCCCACTATTGAAGCCAACGCCCCCGATATTGCTGCTGTGACTGGCAGCGGCCCCCAGATCACCGGCGACACTGGCAAAACCAACGTGGCGGTGATGAATCTGGTGATTCCAGCGGCGACCGACGTGCCCGAGGCGGCGATCGACTTTGCCCTGTATGTCACCAACGACGCCAACCAGCTCAGCTTTGCCCAAGCCGCCAATGTGTTGCCCTCCACCGCCGGTGCTTTAGAAGACAGCTACTTTGCCGCCGAGGGCACCAAGGGAGTTGACAAGGCCCGCTCGGTCAGCGCCGAGCAGATGAACCAGGCCGAAGTGTTGATTCCAGCTATGGATGGGGTCAAAGACCTCCAGTCAATCATCTACGACAACCTGCAAGCCGCCATGCTGGGCCAAAAAACCGTAGACCAGGCGGTCACCGATGCCGCTGCCGCCTGGAATGGGCGTTAA
- a CDS encoding TenA family protein, with amino-acid sequence MPLSQALWQANQDLATAFLQHPFVQGLGDGTLPVEKFADYVGQDAFFLEAFARAYSIAAAKAPTWETFQVFHRLADGVLAELNLHSGYAQTWGVDLTTVTPGAATRRYTDFLLSTAWGQASDATAVAMAPCMRLYAFLGRSLAQLNPPPHRYSDWIETYSSDQFEPLAAQLETLIDTQSADTPTHHAAYRYAMDCELAFFEAAWQGQ; translated from the coding sequence ATGCCCCTCTCTCAAGCTCTCTGGCAGGCTAACCAAGACCTTGCCACCGCCTTCCTCCAGCATCCCTTCGTTCAGGGCCTTGGCGATGGCACCCTGCCCGTAGAGAAATTTGCCGACTACGTGGGTCAAGACGCCTTTTTTCTCGAAGCCTTTGCCCGCGCCTACAGTATTGCCGCTGCCAAAGCCCCTACCTGGGAGACCTTTCAGGTGTTTCACCGGCTAGCCGATGGGGTGCTGGCTGAGTTGAATCTACACAGCGGCTATGCCCAAACCTGGGGGGTAGATCTCACTACCGTCACCCCCGGTGCCGCTACCCGCCGCTATACCGATTTTTTGCTCAGCACCGCCTGGGGCCAAGCTTCCGATGCTACAGCGGTGGCCATGGCCCCCTGCATGCGGCTCTACGCCTTTTTGGGGCGATCGCTAGCTCAGCTCAACCCACCCCCCCACCGCTATAGCGACTGGATCGAAACCTACAGTAGCGACCAGTTTGAACCCCTGGCCGCCCAGCTAGAAACGTTGATCGATACCCAGTCAGCCGATACCCCTACCCACCATGCTGCCTATCGCTACGCCATGGACTGCGAACTGGCCTTTTTTGAGGCGGCCTGGCAGGGTCAGTGA